The Sorangiineae bacterium MSr11367 genome window below encodes:
- the hisS gene encoding histidine--tRNA ligase, with amino-acid sequence MNDVLPDEICRWQHLERLFAETARCYGFSEVRTPCVEPTGLFVRTIGEATDVVEKEMYSFTHHDEGLTLRPESTAGLARAYVEHRIHTREPVTKWFSYGPMFRAERPQRGRYRQFSQLDCEIYGDPGPGCDAELIDLVVGFMAKLQIPDVRVLVNSIGGPEARVRYREGLLAFLEPRRAELSAESQRRMGTNPLRILDSKNEGDKAIVAEAPSLAEFLSDDDKAHFDGLQRALTALGVPFTVDPRLVRGLDYYTRTLFEIKGATDKLGAGDTLAGGGRYDNMIEELGGPSVPAIGFAAGVERLVIASEATIEPSRIDAYVSPLGAGAIEQAMILGRDLRKHGIATEVDTRGGSLKSQLRRANALGCSVALILGENEIAAGTAQVKDLLGHTQDSIALSDVVRIVADRLKSRSR; translated from the coding sequence ATGAATGATGTCCTGCCGGACGAAATTTGCCGGTGGCAGCATCTCGAGCGCCTCTTCGCGGAAACCGCGCGCTGCTACGGATTCTCGGAGGTGCGCACGCCCTGCGTGGAGCCCACCGGCCTGTTCGTTCGCACCATCGGCGAGGCGACCGACGTCGTGGAGAAGGAGATGTACTCTTTCACGCACCACGACGAGGGTCTCACCCTGCGGCCCGAGAGCACCGCGGGCCTGGCGCGCGCCTACGTCGAGCACCGGATCCACACGCGTGAGCCCGTCACCAAGTGGTTCTCGTACGGCCCCATGTTTCGGGCCGAGCGGCCGCAGCGCGGGCGCTACCGGCAGTTTTCCCAGCTCGATTGCGAAATTTATGGCGATCCCGGCCCGGGCTGCGACGCGGAATTGATCGACCTCGTCGTTGGCTTCATGGCCAAGTTGCAGATCCCCGACGTCCGCGTGCTCGTGAACTCCATTGGCGGCCCCGAGGCCCGCGTCCGTTACCGCGAGGGCCTGCTGGCCTTTCTCGAGCCGCGGCGCGCGGAGCTCAGTGCCGAGTCGCAACGCCGCATGGGGACCAACCCGCTGCGCATCCTCGATTCGAAGAACGAAGGCGACAAGGCCATCGTGGCCGAGGCCCCGAGCCTGGCCGAGTTCCTCTCCGACGACGACAAGGCCCACTTCGACGGGTTGCAGCGCGCACTCACCGCGCTCGGTGTCCCCTTCACGGTCGACCCGCGCCTCGTTCGCGGGCTCGACTATTACACGCGCACCTTGTTCGAGATCAAAGGCGCCACCGACAAGCTGGGCGCCGGCGACACCCTCGCGGGCGGCGGGCGTTACGACAATATGATTGAAGAGCTCGGTGGCCCGAGCGTCCCGGCCATCGGCTTCGCGGCCGGCGTCGAGCGGCTGGTCATCGCCAGCGAGGCGACCATCGAGCCGTCGCGCATCGATGCCTATGTCTCTCCGCTGGGCGCGGGGGCCATCGAACAGGCCATGATCCTGGGGCGCGATTTGCGAAAGCACGGGATCGCCACCGAGGTCGACACGCGTGGGGGCTCGCTGAAAAGCCAATTGCGCCGGGCCAACGCCCTGGGCTGCAGTGTGGCGCTCATCCTCGGCGAGAATGAAATCGCGGCGGGCACCGCGCAGGTGAAGGACCTGCTGGGCCACACGCAAGACTCCATCGCCTTGAGCGACGTCGTTCGCATCGTGGCCGATCGATTGAAGTCGAGGAGCCGGTGA
- the ruvX gene encoding Holliday junction resolvase RuvX: MERSGRGGKGGKVRKRVCALDLGAARVGVAIDDELGLYAHGRGVLDGRDTKALLRHLADMVEEDGVGRFLVGLPLDMKGGEGDAARKARLLAQRIADATGVEVELIDERLSTVQARRALAASEVHGKKARARIDEVSAATLLQAWLDARRE; this comes from the coding sequence GTGGAACGTTCTGGACGCGGGGGCAAAGGCGGCAAAGTGCGCAAACGGGTCTGTGCCCTCGATCTAGGCGCTGCGCGCGTGGGCGTGGCCATCGACGACGAGCTCGGCCTCTATGCGCATGGGCGCGGGGTGCTCGATGGTCGCGATACCAAAGCGCTTTTGCGCCATCTGGCCGACATGGTCGAAGAGGACGGTGTGGGCCGTTTCCTCGTGGGCCTGCCGCTCGATATGAAGGGCGGGGAAGGGGACGCCGCCCGCAAGGCACGCCTGCTCGCGCAACGCATCGCCGATGCAACGGGCGTCGAGGTCGAGTTGATCGACGAGCGCCTCAGCACCGTGCAAGCGCGGCGTGCGCTCGCCGCCAGCGAGGTGCACGGGAAAAAGGCCCGCGCGCGCATCGACGAGGTTTCCGCGGCGACCCTGCTGCAAGCGTGGCTCGACGCGAGGCGCGAATGA
- the mltG gene encoding endolytic transglycosylase MltG, translated as MTEKKKPSPKPPRKRTSRRPPAPSGARKKAPTTRTITVTKWLAVAMLIAAAGLFGALVVLYPARPGPGPGREVDLALMGDETPEALAGKLAGAGVVADARLFAWYIRASGASGKVAKGSHFLTDDLSPHELLTRVEKRGAAAKVKVAVPEGFTSFDIGKRLHAQRVCSKTAFLEATRDRRLLAELRIDGDSAEGFLFPLTYELPQDSLAEDVVRRMKLEFERRYATLEERHASSILDLDQTLHWSTRQIVTLASMIEKEAVVDDERPIIASVFLNRLRDPKFTPKLLQCDPTAGYGCLLDPARSPACAAYTGKITHDVVADPTNPYNTYKHEGLPPGPISNPGTKSLEAVMNASSTHYFYFVAKGGGRHHFSETYASHSAATNKESLTPKP; from the coding sequence ATGACGGAAAAGAAAAAGCCGTCGCCGAAGCCGCCGCGAAAGCGAACGTCGCGCCGGCCGCCGGCGCCTTCCGGGGCGAGAAAAAAGGCGCCGACGACGCGCACCATCACGGTGACCAAGTGGCTCGCGGTGGCCATGCTCATCGCGGCGGCGGGCCTCTTTGGCGCCCTGGTCGTGCTCTATCCGGCGCGCCCTGGTCCGGGCCCCGGCCGCGAGGTCGATCTCGCGCTCATGGGCGACGAAACCCCCGAGGCCCTCGCCGGCAAGCTCGCGGGGGCCGGCGTCGTGGCCGACGCGCGGCTCTTTGCCTGGTACATTCGCGCGAGCGGGGCCAGCGGGAAAGTCGCCAAGGGGTCGCACTTCCTCACCGACGATCTGTCGCCCCACGAGCTCCTCACGCGCGTGGAGAAGCGCGGGGCTGCCGCCAAAGTCAAGGTGGCCGTCCCGGAGGGCTTTACCTCGTTCGACATCGGCAAGCGGCTTCACGCGCAGCGCGTTTGTTCCAAAACGGCGTTTCTCGAGGCCACGCGCGACCGGCGCCTTCTCGCCGAGCTCCGCATCGACGGCGACTCCGCGGAAGGCTTTCTCTTTCCCCTGACCTACGAGCTCCCGCAAGACAGCCTGGCCGAGGACGTCGTGCGGCGCATGAAGCTCGAGTTCGAGCGCCGCTACGCCACTTTGGAGGAGCGACACGCGTCCAGCATCCTCGATTTGGATCAAACGCTGCATTGGAGCACGCGCCAAATCGTGACCTTGGCGTCGATGATCGAAAAAGAAGCGGTCGTCGACGACGAGCGTCCCATCATTGCCAGCGTCTTTCTCAACCGACTGCGCGACCCGAAATTCACGCCGAAGCTCCTGCAGTGCGATCCCACGGCCGGCTACGGTTGCCTGCTCGACCCCGCGCGCTCTCCGGCGTGTGCGGCCTACACCGGGAAGATCACGCATGACGTCGTGGCCGACCCAACGAATCCGTACAACACGTACAAACACGAGGGCCTACCGCCCGGCCCCATCTCCAATCCCGGAACGAAGTCGCTCGAGGCGGTCATGAATGCGAGCAGCACCCATTACTTCTACTTCGTGGCCAAGGGCGGAGGCCGGCATCACTTCTCCGAAACCTACGCGAGCCATTCCGCCGCCACGAACAAGGAATCCCTAACCCCTAAACCCTAG
- the glk gene encoding glucokinase, whose product MILAADVGGTNARLAIYTADGEQLVRRERFASTEYKSFEDVARAFLKPDEKPLAACIGVAGPVVDGRVVATNLPWVLDERIIAQSLGIPRVALINDLVALSMGASHARPEDLVLLHGSALPRTKGANLAILAAGTGLGEAVLVWDGEKHAVCATEGGHVDFAPRNEIEIELLRYLISRVKGRVSYERILSGPGIGNLYDFFRDAKNIPEDDAIAQAIASAEDRNSAITKFGTTGESTAAARAMKLFISLYGAEAGNLVLKSLALGGIFVMGKIAVTLTPQLVSKGFVESFLDKGRMRSLLEKVPIALVTDSTIGLSGSARYAALLYGKPPTTAL is encoded by the coding sequence GTGATTCTCGCGGCCGATGTTGGGGGAACGAATGCAAGGCTGGCGATCTACACCGCGGACGGGGAGCAGCTCGTCCGTCGGGAGAGGTTCGCCAGTACGGAATATAAAAGCTTCGAGGATGTCGCGCGCGCATTTCTAAAGCCCGACGAGAAGCCGCTGGCCGCCTGCATTGGCGTGGCCGGTCCGGTCGTCGACGGGCGCGTGGTCGCGACGAACCTCCCTTGGGTGCTCGACGAGCGGATCATCGCGCAGTCGTTGGGCATTCCGCGCGTGGCGCTGATCAACGATCTGGTCGCCCTTTCGATGGGCGCATCGCACGCTCGCCCGGAAGACCTGGTGCTGCTTCACGGCAGCGCCTTGCCCCGCACCAAGGGGGCCAACCTGGCCATCCTCGCGGCCGGCACGGGCCTCGGCGAGGCCGTGCTCGTGTGGGACGGTGAGAAACACGCCGTATGCGCCACCGAGGGCGGTCACGTCGACTTCGCCCCGCGCAACGAGATCGAGATCGAGCTCTTGCGCTACCTGATTTCCCGGGTGAAGGGACGGGTCAGCTACGAGCGCATCCTTTCCGGGCCGGGCATCGGCAACCTGTACGACTTTTTCCGCGACGCCAAAAACATCCCCGAGGACGATGCGATTGCCCAGGCCATCGCGTCGGCGGAGGATCGCAACTCGGCCATTACGAAGTTTGGCACCACCGGCGAGAGCACGGCGGCCGCCCGCGCCATGAAGCTGTTCATCAGCCTGTATGGCGCCGAAGCCGGCAATCTGGTCCTGAAGTCGCTGGCCCTCGGCGGCATCTTCGTCATGGGCAAGATTGCGGTGACCCTCACGCCGCAGCTCGTGTCGAAGGGATTCGTCGAGTCCTTCCTCGACAAGGGGCGCATGCGATCCCTTCTCGAGAAGGTGCCCATCGCCTTGGTCACCGACTCCACCATCGGCCTTTCGGGCAGTGCCCGTTACGCCGCTCTCCTTTACGGCAAGCCCCCGACAACAGCCCTGTAG
- the tkt gene encoding transketolase encodes MPREYDPKAALLSINTIKTLAMDAVQKANSGHPGTPMGLAEIAFEIWTGYLRYDPKDPHWIGRDRFVLSNGHASMLLYSMLHLAGFDLPLKELENFRQWDSKTPGHPESHMTVGVETTTGPLGQGVGNAVGFALAAKLHQARFGEPFKDVHVYAICGDGDLMEGVSGEASSIAGHLGLDNLIVFYDDNKITIEGETSLAYSEDAGKRYEAYGWFVQHIDGHDRAQIRAAIDRARAEKGKPSFIVARTHIANGAPNAHDTAEAHGAPLGEEEIAATKKALGWDYPKFTVPDEVRALFAQRAADNTAEHQAWNTRYDAWRKANEAQAKQLDSFLAKEVPADLYEQLQKALPEKEDATRNISNAIQQTVAKLVPSLIGGSADLAPSTKTLIKGSAGVAKGQFEGRNMHFGIREHGMGAVCNGMALFGGIIPYGATFLIFSDYMRPSVRLSALMEQQALWIYTHDSVMLGEDGPTHQPIEQNFALRLIPNLFLVRPADALETAAAWALALQRRKGPTAFALSRQKLPKIARDANFDPKNVLRGLYTAQEATGGKPDVILVASGSELHLATGARERLEKAGRKVRVVSAFCLEAFHAQDAAYREALLPHGVKKVSIEAGRSEPWRAILGDDSLNLGIDRFGASAPDKVLAEKFGLTVDAVTKSVEGWLK; translated from the coding sequence ATGCCCCGCGAATACGATCCGAAGGCCGCGCTCCTTTCGATCAACACCATCAAAACGTTGGCGATGGACGCCGTGCAGAAGGCGAACAGCGGCCACCCCGGGACCCCGATGGGGCTCGCGGAGATCGCGTTCGAGATCTGGACCGGCTACCTCCGCTACGATCCGAAGGACCCGCACTGGATTGGACGCGACCGTTTCGTTCTGTCGAACGGTCATGCGTCGATGCTTCTGTACTCGATGCTGCACCTCGCAGGGTTCGACCTGCCGCTCAAGGAGCTCGAGAACTTCCGCCAGTGGGACTCGAAGACGCCGGGCCATCCGGAAAGCCACATGACCGTGGGCGTCGAGACGACGACCGGTCCGCTGGGGCAGGGCGTGGGCAATGCCGTGGGCTTTGCGCTCGCGGCCAAGCTGCACCAGGCTCGCTTTGGCGAGCCGTTCAAGGACGTGCATGTCTACGCCATCTGTGGCGACGGCGACCTGATGGAGGGCGTGAGCGGCGAGGCTTCGAGCATCGCTGGTCACCTCGGGCTGGACAATTTGATCGTCTTCTACGACGACAACAAGATCACCATCGAGGGTGAGACGTCGCTCGCGTACTCGGAAGACGCTGGCAAGCGCTACGAGGCGTACGGGTGGTTCGTGCAGCACATCGACGGTCACGATCGCGCGCAGATTCGCGCGGCCATCGATCGGGCGCGCGCTGAGAAGGGAAAGCCCTCGTTCATCGTGGCGCGCACGCACATCGCGAATGGCGCGCCCAACGCGCACGACACCGCGGAGGCGCATGGCGCACCGCTGGGTGAAGAAGAGATTGCGGCCACCAAGAAAGCCCTCGGCTGGGACTACCCGAAGTTCACCGTGCCGGACGAAGTGCGTGCGCTCTTCGCGCAGCGCGCGGCCGACAACACCGCCGAGCACCAAGCGTGGAACACGCGTTACGACGCCTGGCGCAAGGCGAACGAGGCGCAGGCCAAGCAGCTCGATAGCTTCCTCGCCAAAGAGGTGCCCGCGGATCTGTACGAGCAGCTCCAGAAGGCGCTGCCCGAGAAGGAGGACGCGACCCGCAACATCTCCAACGCGATCCAGCAGACGGTGGCCAAGTTGGTGCCCTCGCTGATCGGTGGCTCGGCGGACCTGGCGCCGTCGACGAAGACGCTCATCAAGGGCAGCGCCGGCGTGGCCAAGGGGCAGTTCGAAGGGCGCAACATGCACTTCGGCATCCGCGAGCACGGCATGGGCGCGGTGTGCAACGGCATGGCGCTCTTCGGGGGCATCATCCCGTACGGCGCGACGTTCCTCATCTTCAGCGATTACATGCGCCCGAGCGTGCGCTTGTCGGCGCTGATGGAGCAGCAGGCGCTCTGGATCTACACCCATGACTCGGTGATGCTCGGCGAGGACGGGCCGACCCATCAGCCCATCGAGCAGAACTTCGCGCTGCGCCTCATTCCGAACCTGTTCTTGGTGCGTCCCGCCGACGCGCTCGAGACGGCGGCGGCGTGGGCGCTCGCCTTGCAGCGTCGCAAGGGGCCGACGGCGTTCGCGCTCAGCCGGCAGAAGCTGCCGAAGATCGCGCGCGACGCGAACTTCGACCCGAAGAACGTGCTGCGCGGCTTGTACACGGCGCAAGAGGCGACCGGCGGCAAGCCGGACGTCATTCTCGTGGCCAGCGGCAGCGAATTGCACCTTGCCACGGGCGCACGCGAGCGCCTCGAGAAGGCGGGGCGCAAGGTGCGCGTGGTGAGCGCATTCTGTCTCGAGGCGTTCCACGCGCAGGATGCGGCCTACCGCGAGGCGCTGCTTCCGCACGGCGTGAAGAAGGTCTCCATCGAGGCGGGCCGCAGCGAGCCGTGGCGCGCGATCCTCGGCGACGACAGCCTCAACTTGGGCATCGACCGCTTCGGCGCGAGCGCCCCGGACAAGGTGCTCGCGGAGAAGTTCGGTCTGACCGTCGACGCCGTGACCAAGTCCGTCGAAGGCTGGCTGAAGTAG
- the pgl gene encoding 6-phosphogluconolactonase, which yields MTTKVVPGSLVALPDGEAVAREAANRLGNCIRNAIDTHGYATVALSGGSTPGPAYAALAENSRIDWTKVEFFFVDERAVPPDSPRSNYRMAKEALFDRAPIPAERIHRMQGEALDLAAAAREYDLEIRSRLRWSETGMAEFDVGIFGIGDDGHTASLFPGEPTVDVTDRLVVEVPAAGNREARLSLTAPVIEQMRAALVLAVGKGKQEALERVWATSGDVHVTPARYLREVRSVTWLIDKAAGGLG from the coding sequence ATGACGACCAAAGTCGTACCGGGAAGCCTGGTCGCGCTACCGGATGGGGAGGCCGTCGCCCGCGAGGCGGCGAATCGACTCGGCAATTGCATTCGCAACGCGATCGACACGCATGGTTACGCCACGGTGGCCCTCTCGGGCGGAAGCACGCCGGGCCCCGCGTACGCGGCCCTGGCCGAGAACTCGCGCATCGATTGGACGAAGGTGGAGTTCTTCTTCGTCGACGAGCGCGCCGTGCCGCCCGATAGCCCGCGCAGCAATTACCGCATGGCGAAGGAGGCCCTCTTCGACCGCGCCCCCATCCCGGCCGAGCGCATTCACCGCATGCAGGGCGAGGCGCTCGATCTGGCCGCGGCCGCGCGCGAATACGATCTGGAGATCCGTTCGCGCCTTCGCTGGAGCGAGACCGGCATGGCCGAGTTCGACGTGGGCATCTTCGGCATCGGCGACGACGGGCACACGGCGTCGCTCTTTCCGGGCGAGCCCACCGTCGACGTGACGGATCGCCTCGTGGTCGAGGTGCCCGCCGCCGGCAACCGCGAGGCGCGGCTGTCCCTCACGGCGCCCGTCATCGAGCAAATGCGCGCGGCGCTGGTGCTCGCCGTCGGCAAGGGCAAGCAAGAGGCGCTGGAACGCGTTTGGGCCACCAGCGGCGACGTCCACGTCACCCCCGCGCGTTACCTTCGTGAGGTGCGCTCGGTGACGTGGCTCATCGACAAGGCCGCTGGCGGCCTCGGTTAA
- a CDS encoding glucose-6-phosphate dehydrogenase assembly protein OpcA, with translation MTQEQVQAQHPRPSEVLSRLERELRDLWVPQPGEPVKSRVCAMNLIVVAGSHKLADKYTHIVDEVTRGIPARAIIVTIDPEAESGLEGDVTAVCTVNEGAQITCSERLRLTAAGALASRAGSAVEALLLPELPTVLVWLGRVHVEDPVFLSMTREADRVVLDTEYTSLTSLLALARWAREKPGRPSVADMAWTRVGPWQEMFARFFDEPKLCGHAKRITSVTISQASEAGARLGSEGALILGWLATRLGWKVQRVGGRSRFVREDGEQVTLKLNAVPRPEGVAPAALAGLAFEAEADGFVAAGSIARTLRSGLEGATPDADVLTWKLDVDLPSATEQTVRLSTNRGARVLERTLQRAAVDLTLDESAQFSEKIEEEGLSCT, from the coding sequence ATGACGCAAGAGCAGGTGCAGGCTCAGCATCCGCGCCCGAGCGAGGTGCTCTCACGCCTCGAGCGCGAGCTGCGCGACCTCTGGGTGCCGCAACCCGGTGAACCGGTGAAGTCGCGCGTGTGCGCGATGAACCTCATCGTCGTGGCGGGCTCGCACAAGCTGGCCGACAAGTACACGCACATCGTGGACGAGGTGACGCGCGGCATTCCGGCGCGCGCCATCATCGTGACCATCGATCCCGAGGCAGAGAGCGGGCTCGAGGGCGACGTGACCGCGGTGTGCACGGTGAACGAGGGGGCGCAGATCACGTGCTCCGAGCGGCTCCGGCTCACGGCGGCGGGCGCGCTGGCCTCGCGCGCGGGAAGCGCGGTGGAAGCGCTGCTCCTCCCCGAGCTTCCCACGGTGCTGGTGTGGCTCGGGCGCGTGCACGTGGAGGATCCCGTGTTCCTCTCGATGACCCGCGAAGCCGATCGCGTGGTGCTCGACACGGAGTACACGTCGCTCACGAGCCTCCTGGCGCTGGCGCGCTGGGCGCGGGAAAAACCGGGGCGGCCCTCGGTCGCCGACATGGCGTGGACGCGCGTCGGGCCGTGGCAGGAGATGTTCGCGCGCTTCTTCGACGAGCCAAAGTTGTGCGGGCACGCGAAGCGCATCACCAGCGTGACCATTTCGCAGGCGTCCGAGGCGGGTGCGCGGCTTGGGTCGGAGGGCGCGCTCATCCTGGGGTGGTTGGCCACGCGCCTCGGGTGGAAGGTTCAGCGCGTGGGCGGTCGTTCGCGCTTCGTCCGCGAAGACGGCGAGCAAGTGACCCTCAAGCTGAACGCGGTGCCTCGGCCCGAGGGCGTGGCGCCGGCGGCCCTCGCGGGGTTGGCCTTCGAGGCGGAGGCCGACGGCTTCGTGGCCGCAGGGTCCATCGCGCGCACCCTGCGGAGCGGTCTCGAAGGGGCCACGCCCGATGCGGACGTCCTCACCTGGAAGCTCGACGTGGATCTGCCCAGCGCCACGGAGCAGACGGTGCGCCTCAGCACGAACCGCGGTGCGCGCGTGCTCGAACGCACGCTGCAGCGTGCCGCGGTCGATTTGACGTTGGACGAGTCGGCGCAGTTTTCGGAGAAAATCGAAGAGGAAGGACTGAGTTGCACATGA
- the zwf gene encoding glucose-6-phosphate dehydrogenase, translated as MTNPLRDTTMFDRHADACAVVIFGASGDLTRRKLVPALYNLALGRYLTGSFAVVGVARRPKTNEQFREEMKEGVSKFSRRKPVDSAVWSDFEKGVSYVAGTFEDKGTYEKLRAHLEQLDQERGTRKNRLFYLAVPPADFGTIARGLKEAGLVAPPPNGDRSAPWTRVVIEKPFGHDLASARALNATISKVFEEEQVFRIDHYLGKETVQNLLVFRFANSLFEPVWTREHVDHVQITVAEEIGVEGRGKFYEKTGVTRDIVENHLMQLLCLTAMEPPISLEADAVRDEKVKVLRSLRPIEHSLVTENVVRGQYGRGHVRAEEVPAYREEPDVATDSAVETYVAARVFVDNWRWGGVPFYVRAGKRMLRRVTEIALQFKKVPHSLFRPTDGGITPNVLSLRIQPDEGIAVRFISKEPGQATILRDVSMDFRYGTAFGSNTPEAYERLLLDAIRGDATLFTRSDEVEHQWAFIDPVFEAWNAGAAPPPQYPAGSWGPEQADDLLARDGRRWRKP; from the coding sequence ATGACGAACCCGCTTCGCGACACCACCATGTTCGATCGCCACGCCGATGCGTGCGCCGTGGTCATCTTCGGCGCCTCGGGGGACCTGACGCGGCGCAAGCTCGTGCCTGCGCTCTACAACCTTGCCCTGGGCCGCTACCTCACGGGTTCGTTCGCCGTGGTGGGCGTGGCCCGGCGCCCGAAGACGAACGAGCAGTTCCGCGAGGAGATGAAAGAGGGCGTGAGCAAGTTCTCGCGCCGCAAGCCCGTCGACAGCGCGGTGTGGAGCGACTTCGAGAAAGGTGTCAGCTACGTGGCCGGCACCTTCGAGGATAAGGGCACGTACGAGAAATTGCGCGCGCACTTGGAGCAGCTCGACCAAGAGCGCGGCACGCGGAAAAATCGGTTGTTCTACCTGGCCGTGCCCCCGGCGGACTTCGGCACCATCGCGCGCGGGTTGAAGGAGGCGGGCTTGGTGGCGCCGCCGCCGAACGGCGATCGCAGCGCACCGTGGACGCGCGTGGTCATCGAGAAGCCGTTCGGGCACGACCTGGCGAGTGCCCGCGCGCTCAATGCGACGATCTCGAAGGTCTTCGAGGAAGAGCAGGTGTTCCGCATCGACCACTACCTCGGCAAGGAGACGGTGCAGAACCTGCTCGTCTTCCGCTTCGCCAACAGCCTCTTCGAGCCGGTGTGGACGCGCGAGCACGTCGACCACGTGCAGATCACCGTGGCCGAGGAGATTGGCGTCGAAGGGCGCGGCAAGTTCTACGAGAAGACGGGTGTGACCCGCGACATCGTGGAAAACCACCTGATGCAGCTGCTGTGCCTCACGGCGATGGAGCCGCCCATTTCGCTCGAGGCCGATGCGGTGCGCGACGAAAAGGTGAAGGTGCTTCGGTCGCTCCGGCCCATCGAGCATTCGCTGGTGACCGAGAACGTGGTGCGCGGGCAGTACGGGCGCGGGCACGTGCGCGCCGAAGAAGTGCCGGCCTACCGCGAGGAGCCGGACGTCGCCACGGACAGCGCCGTCGAGACCTATGTGGCCGCGCGCGTCTTCGTGGACAATTGGCGCTGGGGCGGTGTCCCCTTCTACGTGCGCGCCGGCAAACGCATGCTGCGCCGGGTGACCGAGATTGCGCTGCAGTTCAAGAAGGTGCCGCACAGCCTTTTCCGGCCGACCGACGGAGGCATCACGCCCAACGTCCTTTCGCTCCGCATCCAGCCGGACGAGGGCATTGCGGTTCGCTTCATCAGCAAGGAGCCGGGGCAGGCCACGATCCTGCGGGACGTGTCGATGGACTTCCGCTACGGCACGGCATTCGGCTCGAACACGCCGGAGGCGTACGAGCGGCTCCTGCTCGATGCCATCCGCGGCGATGCGACGCTGTTCACGCGTTCGGACGAAGTGGAGCACCAGTGGGCGTTCATCGACCCCGTCTTCGAGGCATGGAACGCGGGCGCGGCACCGCCGCCGCAGTATCCGGCCGGCTCGTGGGGCCCGGAGCAGGCTGACGATCTCCTCGCGCGTGACGGGCGGCGATGGAGGAAGCCATGA
- the gnd gene encoding decarboxylating 6-phosphogluconate dehydrogenase, whose translation MQIAIIGLGKMGGNMVRRLLRGGHQVVAYDRDTAAVDRLASEGATGAKSLEDLVAKLNAPRAVWVMVPSGAPTEKTIEDVAKLLSPNDIVIDGGNSNFHDSVRRANALADKKLRFLDSGTSGGVWGLENGYCLMVGGDPTAYQHVEPALITLAPKDGVAYFGKAGAGHFAKMVHNGIEYAMMQAYAEGFELLRASEFGYNLADLSNVWNQGSVVRSWLLELAASAFKKDPDLTGLKAYVEDSGEGRWTVNEAVARAVPVPTIAASLFARFASRQDESFALRVLAALRNEFGGHAVKKA comes from the coding sequence ATGCAGATTGCAATCATTGGCCTGGGCAAGATGGGCGGAAACATGGTCAGGCGGCTCTTGCGCGGCGGTCATCAGGTCGTTGCCTACGATCGCGACACCGCTGCGGTCGACCGCTTGGCCAGTGAGGGCGCCACCGGTGCAAAGTCTCTCGAAGATCTCGTCGCGAAGTTGAATGCGCCCCGCGCGGTCTGGGTGATGGTGCCCTCGGGCGCGCCCACGGAGAAGACCATCGAGGACGTGGCGAAGCTCCTCTCGCCGAACGACATCGTCATCGATGGAGGCAACTCGAACTTCCACGATTCGGTCCGCCGCGCGAACGCGCTCGCGGACAAGAAGCTGCGCTTTCTCGACTCGGGTACGTCCGGCGGCGTGTGGGGATTGGAGAACGGCTATTGTCTGATGGTCGGCGGAGACCCTACCGCTTACCAACACGTCGAGCCGGCGCTCATCACGTTGGCTCCCAAAGATGGCGTCGCCTACTTCGGAAAGGCCGGCGCGGGTCACTTCGCCAAGATGGTTCACAACGGGATCGAGTACGCGATGATGCAGGCCTACGCCGAGGGCTTCGAGCTCCTGCGCGCGAGCGAGTTCGGCTACAACCTCGCGGACCTGTCCAACGTGTGGAACCAAGGCAGCGTGGTGCGATCGTGGCTTCTGGAGCTAGCCGCAAGCGCCTTCAAGAAGGATCCGGATCTTACGGGCCTCAAGGCGTACGTCGAAGACTCGGGCGAAGGGCGCTGGACGGTGAACGAAGCCGTGGCGCGTGCGGTGCCCGTGCCGACGATTGCAGCCTCGCTGTTCGCGCGCTTCGCGTCGCGCCAGGACGAATCTTTTGCACTGCGTGTGCTCGCGGCACTTCGTAACGAGTTCGGCGGCCACGCAGTCAAGAAGGCGTAA
- a CDS encoding MarR family transcriptional regulator — translation MADQERFVHAVHIVARALGRISRERARAVDVTPQQAETLQLIFERGAVSTSSLAEQLGIDPSTASRNLSGLERSGLISRKKGTDDARQTDVRLTPRGKRVAESVAAGSSTSFTAVLDQLPRADRQRVTDALELLARALDSNGDAQR, via the coding sequence ATGGCCGACCAGGAGAGGTTCGTGCACGCCGTTCATATCGTTGCCCGCGCTCTCGGCCGTATCAGCAGGGAGCGCGCGCGGGCGGTGGATGTCACCCCCCAGCAGGCCGAGACATTGCAGCTCATTTTCGAGCGCGGCGCCGTCTCCACGTCGTCGTTGGCCGAGCAGCTCGGTATCGATCCTTCGACAGCCAGCCGCAACCTGTCCGGTCTCGAGCGAAGCGGCCTCATTTCGCGCAAAAAGGGCACGGATGACGCACGTCAAACGGATGTGCGACTTACACCACGCGGCAAGCGTGTGGCGGAGTCCGTAGCGGCGGGATCGAGCACGTCCTTTACTGCCGTCCTCGACCAATTGCCCCGGGCCGATCGCCAGCGGGTGACCGATGCCTTGGAGTTGCTCGCGCGTGCGCTCGACTCGAACGGCGACGCCCAACGCTGA